The segment CGCTGATTGCAGCAGGCCAGGAAGCCGAGAGCGAGGCGGTCGATTATTATCGCTTCACCTCCGATCTGAAGCGCCATCTCAACAGCGAACAGCGCCTCGAACTTCTCGGCATCCTCTGGGACATCGTCTATGCCGATGGCGAACGCAGCGAAATGGAGGACCATGCGATCTGGCGTATCGCCGATCTCTTGGGCATCTCCGACCGCGACCGCGTCGTCAAGCGCCAGGAGGCAGCCGCTCGTGCCCCGGGTCCCAGGAAGGAAACGGGGGATGATGATTGAGGCGCCGCAGGGCGGCAGACAGCGTCCCGTATTGATCGTCCTGCACCAGGAGCGCTCCAGCCCCGGCCGCGTCG is part of the Rhizobium sp. CB3090 genome and harbors:
- a CDS encoding TerB family tellurite resistance protein encodes the protein MFERFQEFFQNLTKEHPKSGFAPDDPRIAVAALCFQVMEADGKIEESEKKRLRKLLKSQYGLDGRQLDALIAAGQEAESEAVDYYRFTSDLKRHLNSEQRLELLGILWDIVYADGERSEMEDHAIWRIADLLGISDRDRVVKRQEAAARAPGPRKETGDDD